One stretch of Streptomyces sp. A2-16 DNA includes these proteins:
- a CDS encoding aminoglycoside phosphotransferase family protein gives MIDIPEELAATQELYNGDRGREFIAALPALVEEFLERWQLRPDGTPMHGVTALVLPVVRADPYAPAVLKFQLLDEESAGEPVALRLWDGDGAVRLLDHDPVTHTMLLERLDSTRMLSTLPGTRDAVVVIAELLARLTATPAPAGLRRLGDIAQTMLDETPEALEHIPDPRMRRTVADCAAAVREVVDEPGDRLLHWDLHDENVLACDRAPWLAIDPKPLAGDPGFELWPALDNRFDADEIIWRFDAMTDILGLDRARARAWTMGRLLQNALWDIEDGRPLEPRQFEIAHRLRTHRSRQP, from the coding sequence GTGATCGACATCCCGGAGGAACTGGCAGCGACACAGGAGCTTTACAACGGCGACAGGGGACGGGAGTTCATCGCCGCACTGCCCGCCCTGGTCGAGGAGTTCCTGGAGCGCTGGCAGCTCAGACCGGACGGCACGCCCATGCACGGCGTCACCGCGCTGGTCCTGCCGGTCGTCCGCGCCGACCCGTACGCCCCGGCCGTGCTGAAGTTCCAGCTCCTCGACGAGGAGAGCGCCGGCGAGCCCGTCGCCCTGCGCCTGTGGGACGGCGACGGGGCCGTCCGCCTCCTCGACCACGACCCGGTCACCCACACCATGCTCCTGGAGCGCCTCGACTCCACCCGCATGCTCTCCACCCTGCCCGGCACCCGGGACGCTGTCGTCGTCATCGCCGAACTGCTGGCCCGTCTGACCGCGACACCCGCCCCCGCCGGGTTGCGCCGGCTCGGCGACATCGCGCAGACCATGCTGGACGAGACCCCCGAGGCCCTCGAACACATCCCCGACCCGCGGATGCGCCGTACCGTCGCCGACTGCGCGGCCGCCGTACGCGAGGTCGTCGACGAGCCCGGCGACCGGCTTCTGCACTGGGACCTGCACGACGAGAACGTCCTCGCCTGCGACCGCGCGCCCTGGCTCGCCATCGACCCCAAACCCCTCGCCGGCGATCCCGGGTTCGAGCTCTGGCCCGCCCTCGACAACCGCTTCGACGCCGACGAGATCATCTGGCGCTTCGACGCCATGACCGACATCCTCGGCCTGGACCGCGCACGCGCGCGTGCCTGGACGATGGGACGGCTCCTCCAGAACGCCCTCTGGGACATCGAGGACGGCCGCCCCCTGGAACCCCGCCAGTTCGAGATCGCCCACCGCCTGCGCACCCACCGGAGCCGACAGCCGTGA
- a CDS encoding nucleotidyltransferase family protein — MTDPNAASRPTQAVILAGGQGSRLRPYTDDRPKPMVEIPGTGTPIIGHQLVWLAEEGVTDVVVSCGHLAEVLQDWLRTADLPVRVKTVIEAEPLGRGGGLKYAAAHLPHPDRAWYATNGDIWTRFSLRDMADFHTERDAVATLALARPRIPWGAVQTDGFGHITDFIEAPPSTFEINAGVYVFSPAFAGLLPERGDHERTTFPTLARELRLAGFPIPQGAYWRAIDTAKDLTEAARELAALGR; from the coding sequence ATGACCGATCCGAACGCCGCGTCCCGTCCGACCCAGGCCGTGATCCTGGCCGGCGGCCAGGGCTCCCGGCTGCGTCCCTACACCGACGACCGGCCCAAGCCGATGGTCGAGATCCCCGGTACGGGAACTCCGATCATCGGCCATCAGCTCGTCTGGCTCGCCGAGGAAGGCGTGACCGACGTGGTGGTCAGCTGCGGGCATCTCGCCGAGGTGCTCCAGGACTGGCTGCGGACGGCCGACCTCCCGGTGCGCGTCAAGACCGTCATCGAGGCGGAGCCGCTCGGCAGGGGCGGCGGACTGAAGTACGCGGCGGCCCATCTGCCGCACCCCGACCGCGCCTGGTACGCGACGAACGGTGACATCTGGACCCGGTTCTCGCTGCGCGACATGGCGGACTTCCACACCGAGCGCGACGCGGTCGCGACGCTCGCGCTGGCGCGGCCGCGGATTCCGTGGGGGGCCGTGCAGACCGACGGCTTCGGGCACATCACGGACTTCATCGAGGCGCCGCCGTCGACGTTCGAGATCAACGCCGGTGTGTACGTCTTCTCGCCCGCGTTCGCCGGGTTGCTGCCGGAGCGCGGGGACCATGAGCGCACCACGTTCCCGACGCTCGCGCGTGAGCTGCGCCTTGCCGGGTTCCCCATCCCCCAGGGGGCGTACTGGCGCGCCATCGACACCGCGAAGGATCTGACCGAGGCGGCGAGGGAACTGGCAGCGCTCGGTCGGTAG
- a CDS encoding zinc-binding dehydrogenase, with amino-acid sequence MHAIRLHAFGPAENLTYEETEDPVPGPGQVRIAVRAAGVHLLDTALREGHQGPLPRPTELPTVPGREVAGTVESLGEGVAGLWLGKRVVAHLGFAPGGYAELAVTEVDRVHEIPENLDFAQAVAMIGTGRTAMGIVQFAELGPDSVVVVPAAAGGIGTLLVQYAKNAGATVVGLAGGPSKTARVQANGADLAVDYRDSAWPGKVRAFLGGRPATVVFDGVGGEVARESVGLLDGNGRHIVFGWSGEGIHDGGPYLVEGVSEQVLGPVMARKAGGPDPIRTLELRALTEAAAGRLTPAVQRFPLAEAAAAHRALETRGTTGKVVLEP; translated from the coding sequence ATGCACGCCATCCGCCTGCACGCCTTCGGCCCCGCCGAGAACCTCACCTACGAGGAGACCGAGGATCCGGTACCGGGCCCCGGCCAGGTCCGTATCGCCGTACGGGCAGCAGGAGTCCACCTCCTGGACACCGCCCTGCGCGAGGGCCACCAGGGGCCGCTGCCCCGGCCGACCGAGCTGCCCACCGTCCCCGGCCGCGAGGTCGCCGGCACGGTCGAGTCCCTCGGCGAGGGGGTCGCCGGACTGTGGCTCGGCAAGCGCGTGGTCGCCCACCTCGGGTTCGCGCCCGGAGGCTACGCCGAACTCGCCGTCACCGAGGTCGACCGCGTCCACGAGATCCCCGAGAACCTCGACTTCGCCCAGGCCGTCGCCATGATCGGCACGGGCCGTACGGCGATGGGGATCGTCCAGTTCGCCGAGCTCGGCCCCGACTCCGTGGTCGTGGTCCCGGCGGCCGCCGGAGGCATCGGCACCCTGCTCGTGCAGTACGCGAAGAACGCCGGGGCCACCGTCGTCGGACTCGCGGGCGGACCGTCGAAAACGGCCCGGGTGCAGGCCAACGGCGCCGACCTCGCCGTCGACTACCGGGACTCCGCGTGGCCCGGGAAGGTCCGCGCCTTCCTCGGCGGCCGGCCCGCCACCGTGGTCTTCGACGGCGTGGGCGGGGAGGTCGCCCGCGAGAGCGTCGGTCTGCTGGACGGGAACGGCCGGCACATCGTCTTCGGCTGGTCCGGCGAGGGCATCCACGACGGCGGGCCCTACCTCGTCGAAGGGGTCTCCGAACAGGTCCTCGGGCCCGTCATGGCCCGGAAGGCCGGCGGCCCCGACCCCATCCGCACCCTCGAACTACGTGCCCTCACCGAGGCCGCAGCGGGTCGTCTCACCCCTGCCGTACAGCGTTTCCCGCTCGCCGAGGCGGCCGCCGCGCACCGAGCGCTGGAGACCCGCGGCACAACCGGAAAGGTAGTCCTGGAGCCATGA
- a CDS encoding HAMP domain-containing sensor histidine kinase — MDRAPGLSVRLKLALSYAGFLMLASVLAIAAVGVYLLRNGQLGYNESGAVQATPGTFFLKGFAPTAAAVMAFLLVFGLLGGWILAGRMLAPLNRITDATRTATTGSLSHRIRLPGRKDEFRELADAFDAMLTRLEAHVTEQRRFAANASHELRTPLAISKALIDVARTDPDQDTGEVLDRLHTVNTRAIDLTEALLLVSRTEQRSFTREPVDLSLTAEEATETLLPLAEKHGVTLETHGDIAPTTGSQALLLQLTTNLVHNAIVHNLPDRGTVWITTHVRPGTVALTVENTGERLAPELIPTLTEAFQRGTERIHTDHAGVGLGLAIVKTITHAHDGTLTLTPRPTGGLHISVELPRATPPTHNKSPGQK; from the coding sequence ATGGATAGGGCGCCCGGTCTGAGCGTCCGCCTCAAACTGGCCCTCAGCTACGCCGGGTTCCTCATGCTCGCGAGCGTCCTGGCCATCGCCGCCGTGGGCGTGTACCTCCTGCGGAACGGACAGCTCGGATACAACGAATCCGGGGCGGTGCAGGCGACCCCGGGCACCTTCTTCCTGAAGGGCTTCGCCCCGACGGCGGCCGCGGTCATGGCGTTCCTGCTGGTGTTCGGCCTCCTGGGCGGCTGGATCCTCGCCGGCCGCATGCTCGCCCCCCTCAACCGCATCACGGACGCCACCCGCACCGCCACGACCGGCTCCCTCTCCCACCGGATCCGGCTGCCGGGCCGCAAGGACGAGTTCCGCGAGCTCGCCGACGCCTTCGACGCGATGCTCACCCGCCTCGAGGCCCACGTCACCGAACAGCGCAGATTCGCGGCCAACGCCTCTCACGAACTGCGCACCCCGCTCGCGATCTCCAAGGCCCTCATCGACGTGGCCCGCACCGACCCCGACCAGGACACCGGCGAGGTCCTCGACCGCCTCCACACCGTCAACACCCGGGCGATCGACCTCACCGAGGCCCTGCTCCTGGTCAGCCGCACCGAACAGCGGTCCTTCACCCGAGAGCCCGTCGACCTGTCCCTCACGGCGGAGGAGGCCACCGAAACCCTCCTCCCCCTCGCGGAGAAGCACGGCGTCACCCTCGAGACCCACGGCGACATCGCCCCGACGACCGGCTCCCAGGCGCTCCTGCTCCAGCTCACCACGAACCTCGTGCACAACGCGATCGTCCACAACCTGCCCGACCGGGGCACGGTGTGGATCACCACCCACGTCCGCCCCGGCACGGTGGCGCTCACCGTCGAGAACACCGGCGAGCGGCTCGCCCCGGAACTGATCCCGACCCTCACGGAAGCCTTCCAGCGCGGCACCGAGCGCATCCACACCGACCACGCGGGCGTCGGCCTGGGCCTCGCCATCGTCAAGACCATCACCCACGCCCACGACGGCACCCTGACCCTCACCCCCCGCCCCACGGGCGGCCTGCACATCAGCGTGGAACTACCGAGGGCAACCCCACCCACGCACAACAAAAGCCCAGGTCAGAAGTGA
- a CDS encoding FAD-dependent oxidoreductase has product MSSTVVNGGISFWYADDGFPEAREPLGGDASADVVIVGGGYTGLWTAYYLKKAVPFLRITVLEQKFCGYGASGRNGGWLYNGIAGRDRYARLHGHEAAVRLQKAMNDTVDEVIRAVAEEGFDAGLHKGGVLEVARTPAQLARLRAFHEHELSYGEKDRELYGARETAERIRVADAVGSSWTPHGARVHPVKLVKGLAAAVEALGVVVHEQTPVTEIRPKHAVTPYGTVRAPYVLRCTEGFTAALKGQRRTWLPMNSSMIATEPLTDEQWAAIGWEGLQTLGDMAHAYMYAQRTADGRIALGGRGVPYRFGSRTDNDGRTQGETVQALRDILVGFFPMLAGTRIEHAWSGVLGVPRDWCASVTLDRSTGIGWAGGYVGSGVATANLAARTLRDLVQQDSGQGGRTELTELPWVGHKVRKWEPEPLRWLGVQGMYATYHTADRRESTSHRAQSSRLARWADRIAGRH; this is encoded by the coding sequence ATGAGCAGCACGGTCGTGAACGGCGGCATCTCCTTCTGGTACGCGGACGACGGCTTCCCCGAGGCGCGGGAGCCGCTCGGCGGTGACGCCTCGGCGGACGTGGTGATCGTCGGCGGCGGGTACACGGGTCTGTGGACGGCGTACTACCTGAAGAAGGCCGTGCCCTTTCTGCGGATCACCGTCCTGGAGCAGAAGTTCTGCGGCTACGGCGCCTCCGGGCGCAACGGCGGCTGGCTCTACAACGGCATCGCGGGCCGCGACCGGTACGCGCGGCTGCACGGCCACGAAGCCGCCGTACGGCTGCAGAAGGCCATGAACGACACCGTCGACGAGGTGATCCGGGCGGTCGCCGAGGAGGGCTTCGACGCCGGGCTGCACAAGGGAGGCGTGCTCGAAGTCGCGCGTACGCCCGCGCAGTTGGCGCGGCTGCGGGCCTTCCACGAGCACGAGCTGTCGTACGGCGAGAAGGACCGTGAGCTGTACGGCGCCCGGGAGACGGCGGAGCGGATCCGGGTCGCGGACGCGGTCGGGTCGTCGTGGACGCCGCACGGGGCGCGGGTGCATCCGGTGAAGCTGGTGAAGGGGCTCGCGGCGGCCGTCGAGGCGCTGGGTGTGGTCGTCCACGAGCAGACGCCGGTGACGGAGATTCGGCCCAAGCACGCGGTGACGCCGTACGGAACCGTCCGCGCGCCCTATGTGCTGCGCTGCACCGAGGGCTTCACCGCCGCGCTGAAGGGGCAGCGGCGGACCTGGCTGCCGATGAACTCCTCGATGATCGCCACCGAGCCGCTCACCGACGAGCAGTGGGCGGCGATCGGCTGGGAGGGGCTGCAGACGCTGGGGGACATGGCGCACGCGTACATGTACGCGCAGCGCACCGCCGACGGGCGGATCGCGCTGGGCGGGCGCGGGGTGCCGTACCGCTTCGGCTCGCGCACCGACAACGACGGGCGCACGCAGGGCGAGACGGTCCAGGCGCTGCGGGACATCCTCGTGGGCTTCTTCCCGATGCTGGCCGGGACGCGGATCGAGCATGCCTGGTCGGGGGTGCTGGGGGTGCCGCGCGACTGGTGCGCGTCGGTGACGCTGGACCGTTCGACGGGCATCGGCTGGGCGGGCGGTTACGTCGGCTCGGGCGTCGCCACCGCCAACCTGGCCGCCCGGACCCTGCGGGACCTCGTCCAGCAGGACTCCGGACAGGGCGGCCGGACCGAGCTCACCGAACTCCCGTGGGTCGGCCACAAGGTGCGCAAGTGGGAACCGGAGCCGTTGCGGTGGCTGGGTGTGCAGGGCATGTACGCCACGTACCACACCGCGGACCGTCGGGAGTCGACGAGCCACCGCGCTCAGTCCTCGCGACTGGCCCGGTGGGCGGACCGGATCGCCGGGCGGCATTGA
- a CDS encoding response regulator transcription factor: protein MRVLIVEDEPYLAEAIRDGLRLEAIAADIAGDGDTALELLSINTYDIAVLDRDVPGPSGDEIAKRIVASGSGMPILMLTAADRLDDKASGFGLGADDYLTKPFELQELALRLRALDRRRAHSRPPVREIAGLRLDPFRREVYRDGRYIALTRKQFAVLEVLVGAEGGVVSAEELLERAWDENADPFTNAVRITVSALRKRLGEPWIIATVPGVGYRIDTEPGPRDQGADHG, encoded by the coding sequence ATGCGTGTGCTGATCGTCGAGGACGAGCCCTACCTAGCGGAAGCCATCCGCGACGGTCTGCGCCTGGAAGCGATCGCGGCCGACATCGCGGGCGACGGCGACACCGCTCTGGAACTGCTGAGCATCAACACCTACGACATCGCCGTCCTGGACCGGGACGTGCCGGGTCCCTCCGGCGACGAGATCGCCAAACGCATCGTCGCCTCCGGCAGCGGCATGCCGATCCTCATGCTCACCGCGGCCGACCGCCTCGACGACAAGGCCTCCGGCTTCGGACTGGGCGCCGACGACTATCTCACCAAGCCCTTCGAGCTCCAGGAACTCGCTCTCCGGCTCAGGGCACTGGACCGCAGACGGGCGCACAGCAGGCCCCCCGTGCGGGAGATCGCGGGTCTGCGACTGGACCCCTTCCGCAGGGAGGTCTACCGGGACGGCCGCTACATCGCGCTGACCCGGAAGCAGTTCGCCGTCCTCGAAGTGCTCGTCGGCGCCGAGGGCGGTGTCGTCAGCGCCGAGGAACTGCTCGAACGCGCGTGGGACGAGAACGCCGACCCGTTCACCAACGCCGTGCGCATCACCGTCTCGGCCCTGCGCAAGCGCCTGGGCGAACCCTGGATCATCGCCACCGTGCCGGGCGTCGGCTACCGCATCGACACCGAGCCGGGGCCCCGGGACCAGGGAGCGGACCATGGATAG
- a CDS encoding endonuclease/exonuclease/phosphatase family protein translates to MIHLCSRPGPWKRGPVLVVLALLLGLLLLLHARITDHGGLGSLVETFLPWFGLGVPVLLAGALWRRSAAAVLALLLPVTVWLGLFGGQLGDRSRAGGDLLVVGHNVGADNPDPVGTARALVASGADVLGLEEITPQARPVYERALAKAYPYHTVLGTVGLWSRLPLSDMRAVDTAMDYGPLGATKSAAEKLPGNRALRATVATERGPLAVYVAHLGSVRVLPRTGFWTDSRDRNANALAKAVAAEPNGRVVLLGDLNGTTDDRALAGLTSRLRSVQDAAGDGFGFTWPARFPVARIDQILVRGVEPVGSRVLPATGSDHRPVAATVNW, encoded by the coding sequence ATGATCCACCTCTGCTCCCGCCCCGGCCCCTGGAAGCGCGGCCCGGTACTCGTGGTCCTGGCGCTGCTGCTGGGCCTGCTCCTGCTGCTGCACGCGCGGATCACGGACCACGGCGGTCTCGGCAGCCTGGTGGAGACGTTCCTGCCGTGGTTCGGACTGGGTGTGCCGGTGCTGCTGGCCGGGGCGTTGTGGCGCCGCTCCGCCGCCGCGGTGCTCGCACTGCTGCTGCCGGTGACGGTGTGGCTGGGCCTGTTCGGGGGGCAGCTGGGCGACAGGTCCCGTGCGGGCGGCGACCTGCTCGTGGTCGGCCACAACGTCGGCGCGGACAACCCCGACCCCGTCGGCACCGCCCGTGCCCTGGTCGCCTCCGGCGCGGACGTGCTGGGTCTGGAGGAGATCACCCCGCAGGCGAGGCCGGTGTACGAGAGGGCGCTGGCGAAGGCGTACCCCTATCACACGGTGCTGGGCACGGTCGGGCTGTGGAGCAGGCTGCCGCTGTCGGACATGCGGGCGGTGGACACCGCGATGGACTACGGGCCGCTGGGGGCCACCAAGTCGGCCGCCGAGAAGTTGCCCGGGAACCGGGCGCTGCGGGCCACCGTGGCCACCGAGCGGGGGCCGCTCGCGGTGTACGTGGCCCATCTGGGGTCCGTGCGCGTGCTGCCCAGGACCGGTTTCTGGACGGACAGCCGGGACCGCAACGCGAACGCGCTCGCCAAGGCCGTCGCCGCCGAGCCGAACGGGCGGGTGGTGCTGCTCGGCGACCTGAACGGCACCACGGACGACCGCGCCCTGGCCGGTCTCACCTCGCGGCTGCGCTCGGTCCAGGACGCGGCCGGGGACGGCTTCGGCTTCACCTGGCCGGCGAGGTTCCCGGTGGCGCGGATCGACCAGATCCTGGTGCGCGGGGTGGAACCGGTCGGTTCCCGGGTGCTGCCGGCCACCGGCAGCGACCACCGGCCGGTGGCGGCCACCGTCAACTGGTGA
- the ugpC gene encoding sn-glycerol-3-phosphate ABC transporter ATP-binding protein UgpC has product MATVSFDKATRIYPGSTKPAVDGLDIHIEDGEFLVLVGPSGCGKSTSLRMLAGLEDVNGGAIRIGDRDVTHLPPKDRDIAMVFQNYALYPHMTVADNMGFALKIAGINKAEIRQKVEEAAKILDLTEYLDRKPKALSGGQRQRVAMGRAIVREPQVFLMDEPLSNLDAKLRVSTRTQIASLQRRLGITTVYVTHDQVEAMTMGDRVAVLKDGLLQQVDSPRNMYDRPANLFVAGFIGSPAMNLVEVPITDGGVKFGNSVVPVNREALKAASDKGDTTVTVGVRPEHFDIVEHNGAAASALSKDTEDAPAGLAVSVNVVEELGADGYVYGSAKVDGELKDLVVRVSGRAVPEKGATLHVVPRPGETHVFSTSTGERLSD; this is encoded by the coding sequence ATGGCCACTGTTTCGTTCGACAAGGCGACTCGGATCTACCCGGGGTCGACCAAGCCCGCCGTCGACGGTCTCGACATCCACATCGAGGACGGCGAGTTCCTCGTCCTGGTCGGTCCGTCCGGCTGTGGCAAGTCCACCTCGCTCCGCATGCTGGCGGGGCTCGAGGACGTCAACGGCGGCGCCATCCGCATCGGTGACCGCGACGTCACGCACCTGCCGCCGAAGGACCGGGACATCGCCATGGTGTTCCAGAACTACGCGCTGTACCCGCACATGACGGTAGCCGACAACATGGGCTTCGCGCTCAAGATCGCCGGCATCAACAAGGCGGAGATCCGGCAGAAGGTCGAGGAGGCCGCGAAGATCCTCGACCTCACCGAGTACCTGGACCGCAAGCCGAAGGCCCTCTCCGGCGGTCAGCGCCAGCGTGTCGCCATGGGTCGCGCCATCGTGCGTGAGCCCCAGGTCTTCCTCATGGACGAGCCGCTGTCCAACCTGGACGCCAAGCTCCGCGTCTCCACCCGTACGCAGATCGCCTCGCTGCAGCGCCGCCTCGGCATCACCACCGTCTACGTCACCCACGACCAGGTCGAGGCCATGACGATGGGCGACCGCGTGGCCGTGCTCAAGGACGGTCTGCTTCAGCAGGTCGACTCCCCGCGCAACATGTACGACCGCCCGGCGAACCTCTTCGTGGCCGGCTTCATCGGCTCCCCGGCGATGAACCTCGTCGAGGTTCCGATCACCGACGGCGGCGTGAAGTTCGGCAACAGCGTGGTGCCCGTCAACCGCGAGGCCCTCAAGGCAGCCTCCGACAAGGGTGACACCACGGTCACCGTCGGTGTCCGCCCCGAGCACTTCGACATCGTCGAGCACAACGGCGCCGCCGCCTCGGCCCTCTCCAAGGACACCGAGGACGCCCCGGCCGGTCTCGCGGTCTCCGTGAACGTCGTCGAGGAGCTCGGCGCCGACGGCTACGTCTACGGCTCCGCCAAGGTCGACGGCGAGCTGAAGGACCTGGTCGTCCGCGTCAGCGGCCGCGCGGTCCCGGAGAAGGGCGCCACGCTGCACGTCGTGCCGCGTCCGGGCGAGACCCACGTGTTCTCGACCTCCACGGGCGAGCGCCTCTCCGACTGA
- a CDS encoding GNAT family N-acetyltransferase, whose protein sequence is MIRPATPADIPAIHTLIRELADYEKALEEARATQEQLHEALFGHRPAAYAHVATDPAGAVVGYAVWFLNFSTWRGVHGIYLEDLYVRPTARGGGHGKALLTELARICVERGYQRLEWSVLNWNTPAIDFYEALGARPQDEWTVYRLTDEALVKAAGAR, encoded by the coding sequence GTGATCCGCCCCGCCACCCCCGCCGACATCCCCGCGATCCACACCCTGATCCGCGAACTCGCCGACTACGAAAAGGCCCTGGAGGAGGCGAGGGCGACCCAGGAACAACTCCACGAGGCCCTCTTCGGCCACCGTCCCGCCGCCTACGCCCACGTGGCGACCGACCCCGCCGGTGCGGTGGTCGGCTACGCGGTCTGGTTCCTCAACTTCTCCACCTGGCGCGGTGTCCACGGCATCTACCTGGAGGACCTCTACGTCCGTCCCACGGCCCGCGGCGGCGGCCACGGCAAGGCCCTGCTCACCGAACTCGCCCGCATCTGCGTCGAGCGCGGCTACCAGCGCCTGGAGTGGTCCGTCCTGAACTGGAACACCCCCGCGATCGACTTCTACGAGGCCCTCGGCGCCCGCCCCCAGGACGAGTGGACGGTGTACCGCCTGACCGACGAGGCCCTGGTGAAGGCCGCGGGCGCGCGCTGA
- a CDS encoding rhomboid-like protein: protein MRINRGVHRVWAYVRSAPGTYVWLAVLFVTTVALHHMSPEFEEEFLRQRSTNIHELSSNPVRVLVSSAMWIDGGHWLPYVVLYSVFHAQTERWLGTARWLAVCAAAHVLATLISEGALLWGIRHGMAPASAVNTLDIGVSYALAGVVGVLVYRVPEPWRYVYGFAVLVVYAVPLVTGRTFTDLGHFTSVLIGFGCLPLVRGREKARNPKETAGVPAG from the coding sequence ATGCGAATTAACCGGGGTGTCCACAGGGTGTGGGCGTACGTCCGCAGCGCCCCCGGCACCTATGTGTGGCTGGCCGTTCTCTTCGTGACGACGGTGGCGCTGCACCACATGTCGCCGGAGTTCGAGGAGGAGTTCCTGCGGCAGCGCTCGACCAACATCCATGAGCTGTCGAGCAATCCGGTGCGGGTCCTGGTCTCCAGTGCCATGTGGATCGACGGCGGGCACTGGCTGCCGTACGTCGTCCTCTACTCGGTGTTCCACGCGCAGACCGAGCGGTGGCTGGGCACGGCGCGCTGGCTGGCGGTGTGCGCGGCGGCTCATGTGCTGGCCACGCTGATCAGCGAGGGGGCGCTGCTGTGGGGGATCCGGCACGGGATGGCGCCGGCGTCGGCGGTGAACACGCTGGACATCGGGGTGAGTTACGCGCTGGCCGGGGTGGTCGGGGTGCTGGTGTACCGGGTCCCGGAGCCGTGGCGGTACGTCTACGGGTTCGCGGTTCTCGTCGTGTACGCGGTGCCCCTGGTGACCGGGCGGACCTTTACGGACCTGGGGCACTTCACCTCCGTACTGATCGGATTCGGGTGTCTTCCGCTGGTCCGCGGGCGGGAAAAAGCACGGAATCCGAAGGAGACAGCAGGTGTGCCGGCGGGTTAA
- a CDS encoding MFS transporter, with protein MNVTRTGEDPRRWWGLVVIALAQLMVVLDATIVNIALPSAQQDLGMSDGNRQWVITAYTLAFGGLLLLGGRIADLVGRKRTFVIGLVGFAAASALGGAATGSGMLFAARALQGVFAAVLAPSALSLLTTTFTDPKERGKAFGIYGALAGSGSAIGFIVGGLLTEYLNWRWCLYVNVPIAVIAVFGALVLLHDRPGHAGARLDVPGVLLGCGGLVAIVYGFSEAQPRGWSDPLVVTLIAGGVLLLVAFVWWQARAPYPLLPLHIVKDRNRAGCFLTMGLAVIGMFGLFLFMTYYLQVVLAYSPVRTGLAFLPMTAAIIVGSTQISARLMNHVAPRVLMVPGMVLAASGMLILTRMTVDSSYTTEILPALLLMGLGMGLTFMPVFSTATAGVAPQDSGVTSATVNTSQQVGGSIGTALLNTIATTSSTAYVTAHLTDPSKRALIVKEGVVHGYTVAIWWAAGIMLLAGLIAGLMVTAKPPKQGAPAQAPVPESVA; from the coding sequence GTGAATGTCACCCGAACAGGTGAAGATCCCCGTCGCTGGTGGGGCCTGGTGGTCATCGCCCTCGCGCAGCTGATGGTTGTCCTCGACGCGACCATCGTGAACATCGCGCTCCCTTCCGCGCAGCAGGACCTCGGCATGTCCGACGGCAACCGGCAATGGGTGATCACCGCCTACACGCTGGCCTTCGGCGGTCTGCTCCTGCTCGGCGGCCGCATCGCCGACCTGGTGGGCCGCAAACGCACCTTCGTGATCGGCCTGGTCGGCTTCGCCGCCGCCTCCGCGCTCGGCGGCGCCGCCACCGGCTCCGGCATGCTCTTCGCCGCCCGCGCCCTGCAGGGCGTGTTCGCCGCCGTGCTCGCCCCTTCCGCACTGTCCCTGCTGACCACGACCTTCACCGACCCCAAGGAACGCGGGAAGGCCTTCGGGATCTACGGCGCGCTCGCGGGCTCCGGTTCGGCGATCGGGTTCATCGTCGGCGGGCTGCTCACCGAGTACCTGAACTGGCGCTGGTGCCTCTACGTCAACGTGCCCATCGCGGTGATCGCCGTCTTCGGCGCCCTCGTCCTGCTGCACGACCGTCCCGGCCACGCGGGCGCCCGCCTCGACGTGCCCGGTGTGCTGCTCGGCTGCGGCGGCCTGGTCGCGATCGTCTACGGCTTCAGCGAGGCACAGCCACGGGGCTGGAGCGACCCCCTGGTGGTGACCCTGATCGCGGGTGGCGTCCTGCTGCTGGTGGCCTTCGTGTGGTGGCAGGCCCGGGCCCCCTACCCCCTGCTCCCGCTGCACATCGTCAAGGACCGCAACCGCGCGGGCTGCTTCCTGACCATGGGGCTCGCCGTCATCGGCATGTTCGGCCTGTTCCTGTTCATGACCTACTACCTGCAGGTCGTGCTGGCCTACTCCCCCGTGCGGACCGGGCTTGCCTTCCTGCCGATGACCGCGGCGATCATCGTCGGCTCGACCCAGATCTCGGCCCGCCTGATGAACCATGTCGCACCGCGCGTGCTCATGGTGCCCGGCATGGTGCTCGCGGCGAGCGGCATGCTGATCCTGACCCGGATGACCGTGGACAGCTCGTACACCACCGAGATCCTGCCCGCGCTGCTCCTGATGGGCCTGGGCATGGGCCTCACCTTCATGCCGGTGTTCTCCACGGCCACCGCGGGCGTCGCCCCGCAGGACTCAGGAGTGACCTCGGCGACCGTCAACACCTCGCAGCAGGTGGGCGGTTCCATCGGCACGGCCCTGCTCAACACGATCGCCACCACCAGCAGCACCGCCTACGTCACCGCCCACCTGACCGACCCGTCGAAGAGGGCGCTGATCGTCAAGGAGGGCGTCGTGCACGGCTACACCGTCGCCATCTGGTGGGCCGCCGGCATCATGCTCCTGGCCGGCCTGATCGCGGGCCTGATGGTCACGGCCAAGCCGCCGAAGCAGGGGGCACCCGCGCAGGCACCGGTGCCCGAGTCCGTGGCATGA